The Apium graveolens cultivar Ventura chromosome 10, ASM990537v1, whole genome shotgun sequence nucleotide sequence ATTATATttatagcatatatatatatatatatatagagagagagagagggagggaggaagAGATAGaaggggggggagagagagagagagacttaGCGAAGGTTTGTACCCAGTTCTAAAAAAGAACCTAAAAGTAGAGATCCGCTGGAAAGTACACAAACATACAATTTTCTAAAGTGAATCAGGAGAGCATAAATCAATATAATTTTGTAAACTTCAAAACGGTGTTGTTTTTTCATTGTACAAAGCTAACATGCTTAAGAGGAGTTGAGACTTGAGACAAAGTTGTAAAAAGATTAAATTTAAATTAGCAGCAATATCGACAATCTATGATACCATATATACgtaaaaaaaacttaaaatgtGCAACATATATGGCATTATTACTAGTTAGGTCAGAGAAGACTTACTAAATACTAGTAACATTTATACATATTAGTTGTAAAAATAAATGACATTTTCTATAAGTACATTAACTTGATAGTAAATAACCAACCAGAGTTTCATCAGTTTCTTCATTCCATATCCCTTGAAATATAAATGAAAGCAGTCTCTGTTTTATACCACTCAGAAAAGAGTTCTCTGGACTGTGCTGGTTATGATTGTCGCTCTGTCCAACATGATCCACGGGGATATGGTGCTGCCTGCTCTTGTCAGCGTTTGCCGTGCACTGCGACAAAACGTTCAGAACGAGAGATATAAATGATAAAAGTTTTTTGTTAACCATAATAGCCTCCTATAAAAAATGGGAAACCAATTTGAAAGTAAAAGCATGTTGATGAATCTAAGAAACTGTAATTTGAGGGCATGGACAACTGTGATATGTAAGATATAAAGGGAACATCAGATTTAGACCTCCCCTTCCTTAAATGACGGAAACTAACAAATGATATGCACTTTGGGTGATTTCAATGAGGTTAATGATTATAGCTTTGAGTATTTCAATGAGGTTAATGATTATAATGACTGATAGTAGTTCAAATTCATCTActtgtaaaaaaaaaaattactatttATTTGTCTAAATATGATTTTTATAACAACCTTAACGTTAAATAAATATAGTATTTTATCAAGCGCACCCTCCTGTTTTGGGTTCCTGGATCCGCCATTGTGTATAACTTAATTTAACAACCAAATATAATAAACCTCAGACTTTTTGCAAAGTCATATATACTTCTATTATAGTTTGTACTCTGTTGTACTATAATTTGCATTGACTTTTTTGCAGAAAGTCAATAAGCAATCCTAATTCCAGAGTTAAGCCTGTGTTTTATATACCATGTCAAATAGAAAGAGAGCAAATCAAGCTTCAGGTTGATCCCACTCAGATATATTAAGAAGTTTCACTTACCTGAGAACTTGAATTCAGAAACAGCTCATCGTCTTCTTGGCAAAATTCACCAATCGCTCGTACGTCAACAAGGGTTCCCGAATCTCTAATTTGAATAATGTGTATTTTTTGATATCGGAGGGATACAATAGCAAGTAAATCATCATACAAGAAAACTCCCATGCTGTGAGCCAAATTGACATAATCATTGCGGAAGACCCTCTCATCAAGAATGACCCCATCTTCCAATCTAGAGTAAAGGccaaattttaataaataaaatgagaCTGTAATGATTAGCAAATGCATTAAAAAGGTTCTTATATTTAAGACCTATATTTTGTAATGAAAACTTAACTGAAGTCCTTGTACCTTAGAAGGTGAAATGTTATTTTTTCAACAGAAGGGACACCATGTATGGCTCCTCCAATGGCAGGAGCATCATGAACTTGTGGGGTTGAAGTAGCAAATAATCCAAACCGGTTACTCTCTATGTAGAGAAAGAAGTCTTTGCATATTAGCTCACTACTGGACGCAAGTGGTACACTGTACAGTTGGCTGAAGAAGCTCTCAAATTTCCTGGcttttaaaggaagatcttgACCATCACAATCTTCTTCTTTGCATGAAAATGTCAACCATGATGGTCTATACACAATAAGATCCTGATGGTTCCTACTGAAGCTTATGAGATACTGTCCATCTTCAGTGAACTTGCGAAATGAGTTGTCCGGACATTCAGCATCATATACGGTACTGCTTGGGACTATATTTTCATAAAATCGTCTGGCACAGTGAAACTGCAAAgcatcaaaaaatcaaaatagATTTCTCTTGCAAAAGGCGTAGCAGAATAAAGTCCAACATAGATCATAAAACAATTCATACAATACATGTGGAAAGAAACAAATAAAAGAATCCAACACAATTTGATACAATCCTCAATATATACTAAAAATATGTACTTTTAACACTTTTATGTCAAAAAATACTTATAAATCAGTAACAATATTTGTTTCTATGGATATATTCCTCAAAACAAAGATCATAGCGACAATTAAAgaaaattaagataataataaataattcagaAGTTCTTAGACAAGAAAATCTATCCCAGATTAGTatcataaaatattttttatactCGTAAGATGCATAAAATTGTGTATTTAATCAAATGTATCACTTCATGCGAAGTTGGGAACGAAATTTAACATTACGAATACGAAGTATATATTAATCATCACTATAGAGGGGTTACTGAATTTTAATAATGGTCAAGATTTTTTATCAATTTAGAGAGGTTACTACTTTAAAGAGTATTAATTTAGAGACCTAATGAAAAACACCAAAATCTAAACGAAGATACAGTATATCATGAACCTTGTCAAAATGAAATTGCAAAGCAAATTGAAGAGATCTTCATTCACTGCCTCGACCACTATTAAGGCAAAAATTTTACCAACAGAGGCCAATGAACTACTGTAATTCGAGTCACATTCACATAAGGCTAAAAAAAGTATATACGTCATGTTCTAGGGAAAAAAGCTTAAATTTAGGGAGAACATAGAAAAATACAAAACTTGGACACGCAAATG carries:
- the LOC141692370 gene encoding light-mediated development protein DET1; this translates as MFRSNNNNNNVTARIFHRQIRTPAPGTSFHCARRFYENIVPSSTVYDAECPDNSFRKFTEDGQYLISFSRNHQDLIVYRPSWLTFSCKEEDCDGQDLPLKARKFESFFSQLYSVPLASSSELICKDFFLYIESNRFGLFATSTPQVHDAPAIGGAIHGVPSVEKITFHLLRLEDGVILDERVFRNDYVNLAHSMGVFLYDDLLAIVSLRYQKIHIIQIRDSGTLVDVRAIGEFCQEDDELFLNSSSQCTANADKSRQHHIPVDHVGQSDNHNQHSPENSFLSGIKQRLLSFIFQGIWNEETDETLRMQHVKKKFYFHFQDYVDLIMWKVQLLDRHHLLIKFGSVDGGVSRNADNHPAFLAVYNMETTEIIAFYQNSVDELYLLFEQFCDHFHVTSKRSLYMNFISSHSNNIHARDQVRSSKNKATSLPQFVKKMLSSLPYCSQSQSPSPYFDQSLFRYDEKLISATERHRQCTDHPIKFISRQSNTLKFKIKPGPEVGTADGRVKKISSFLFHPFLPLALSIQQTWSLQPAVVNIHFRR